In Pangasianodon hypophthalmus isolate fPanHyp1 chromosome 5, fPanHyp1.pri, whole genome shotgun sequence, the DNA window ATCAGATGGATTTGTATGTTAATACTGCATAAGGTGATGATTCACAACTTAAAATCAATTCcgagtgaaataaaataattttgttcatATTGATGATAAACATTGTTAATCTGTATAATTGGACAATcaaaacatatacaaataaaatattaccaaTTTAAATATTAGTAATGTGGACAGTTATATATTTGTACAGATGTGTGCAGTAATTGTTGTTATTTTCATGATGTGATCAGTGATGTGTTCAGTTTGACGGCCCTGTGTAACTGATCACTGAGAGGATGTGGAAGAGAGAGTGGcatggtgagagagacagccatTAAAGGTGttaaaaacaagaattttaTGATAATACTGTTCCCTATAGTCATTTAACCACAGGTTGTATTTAACTATCATACATTATCCATGGCTGCTGTATCATATGGGTTAAAACATGACCAGATCTGTCTCGTCTCCCTCTCTTGAAAACTCCAACTCCCATGATTCTCAAAAGTACAGACCACATCACATTCACAATCACTTGATTTAAATTAATCATTGTGAGGTCTCGTTCCTGGTGTTTACTAAAGACATTACTGAGCTGCTTATTCTGTGTTTGATATCATGGTTTGTTGCAATTATCAAGTCTCTCCCTGTCTATTTGCTAATCATCTGCACTGTGCCTGTTCTATGTTTTGAGACAAGTGTAAATTTCAGTTTTACTTTTCCAGCAGTTTGAGATCCAGACTTGTTTGTTGTGTAAAAACAAATTGTATACAAAACTGTAGTTTGACTTCTGAGACACAGATGAACCTTTATATCcaatgttttattgcttttatgttagtgtatttaattattattttttggaatttgtTCCTTGGAGGAGGTGGAGTTATACTGTATTCTTATGTCACATACTACATTAAAAAAGGTATTCTATCTCTGCTCTCCTTGTTTCCCCTgagcacatttaaataattgatATGTTGTTCAAGGTTTTATTTTATGGAAGGACAAAGGATGTAGGAGCAAGAAATCAAGGAGGCATCAAGTAAAATAGTGAGATGCTCCCTATATCTTGATCTGTAAAGTTGGTTCATTTCTCAGAAGTCAGTGCACGTTTGTGCACCTACATGATAGTTAAAATAGCCAGTGATATTACAACCTTCAACATTCTGAAACTTGGTTTACAGAAAAGTGTTCCAATATCAGCTCAGGAGTGAAGAAGCCCACGTAGGACACTTCAAAGGGTGATCTGCCACTACAGCCTTTTGTAGTATTTTACTAACATTAAGGGATGAAAAGTATTTACTTTAAATTGCCCAAAATGGTTGTTTTTAAAGGGAACTGACATAAGAAAATATTACTACtatataagttatatatatGTCTTCTAATATTCATATACCAGGTGTAAAAAATTATATGcctatttttgtgcattttaaagggtaacttcagctttcatttcctgtgaagaaattcatgcaaaaaaaaggcaaattgtCTTCAGTTCCTCATAAAGTAGTGATAACCATGCAATTCACACTGTTAAACCTCTTTATTTGGGTATTAATATTCTGCTGCAGAATTCAAGCTGCGTTGACTCaaggtgagtttttttttttactttatcgCTACACATGCAGTGATActatttgtaaagtgtttccaGTGTTTAAAATGAGAATCAAGTCACGTTACCGTGACCATACATATGATACTACCCAACATATGATACTACCCAGtcaggataataataataataataataataataataataataataatgttgggAGTCTACAAGCTCTATTATGTAATAATTTGTCAGGACACTACTGATCTTCATGAAGTGAAACTGGTTATTTGCAAATCTGCAGATGTCCTCCAGTAACAGTGTTCTTTAAGAGTTGAGGCACAGGATCCTACTGAACTCAGTGGCTGTTACATAAATTCTTCTTTAGTCAGTCCAAAAGTCAGGAACAGACAACCaattcattaaaatttaaacaaaatattatttcacaATGCTTCTACAGGATACTTTAACAGCAACATCACAGAGGAATGTCTTAGTAAAAGCCTTGCTCTGCCAGCAGCTATCGATAACACTCTCTGTTTCTAAAAGCCCAGCATGGAACTGATGTGACACTGAGCTGTGAGGTGTCTGACCTCCCAGAATCCTCCACTGTTCAGTGGGAGAGAGAAGAAGCTCCTGTTCCTAACAGCACTCTGTTCTACAACAACACTGCCTACATCATTTTACACAACGTCGACCATCGCAGTCGAGGGAAATACTACTGCATACTGAGACACCggggaaataaaaacatttataggACTCAAACACTGGAAGTGTCAGAATGTGAGTATGTTGTGTAAACTAGAAAATATTCAAGTAACTTTGTTACtatacttaattattatttttgggtATTTATACCTCACTTGActgttattgaaattgaatacttgtttGCTAGATTTTCaagaaaaaacatacttttactccttacttttttatttagaccttaaAAATGCTCCTTACAAATCACAAAGGaatcttcttctctcatccagccaatgactgtGTTCAATTTGTCAGTATAATGGGCTTCTGTTCATCActgtagaaaaaagaaagaatcttGCCAATTCGTCACTTGAGGATGAGCTACTAAACCTTTACCTTACAAAAAcgtttcaatatgctggagtaacCAAAGACTTGCATAAAATGAGGCATTTCCTTTGAAGTCATGGACTCTAATGGaatataatttgaaaaagcatgtttaaataggttttgctaatttgctaatgttaactGACCAAAATTAACAAAGTTagactgttttctttgctaatgccaggttagactagcattcCAGTAACTAACATAATTGGCTAGCCAGAAAGTCAAATTCTCCCTAATgctaaatattggttatttacatgatattttacttctgaataattcattagcaaactgtatagcattatttatttagtagtgTTAGTTTTACCTGACATAAtaataacttctttttttttcataattttgacCTGAAAACATGACGCAAACCTAATTTCATGagttaaatctttttttttttttttttttagcacttttttatactttcagttgagtacatttttggctggatacttccacttttgacacattatctatactttcacttaattATATTTTCTCAGTACCACCCTGATAAACTGACTATCAAACTATCAAAAACTATCTTCCTTGTCAACTAGTTAAATTGGACAATTTTCCTGATAAGCACCAGCATACAGTTCAATCTGAAATCaaaacttttcctttaaaaatgtgGCAGTGTCCTGTCCTGGTCATTGTGGTGCATGTTGAGGTCTTAAATTTTAGTAATTTTAGCAATAAACAGAGTACATGAAAGTTATCTTCTGTTCTTGATGTCTTTCTAGATACACCACCAAAAAAGTATATTCTATACAGAGAAAGCTCTAACAGTAGTAATTTGGCCCTCATCTGCAAGTCCAAAAAGTCTTACGAGAGAATAATGTGGATCCGACAGCTAAACTGCACAAATGAGATAATGATAgctgcagaaagagagaaaaagcttAGAGTACATGGAGAGATTGTACCAGGGAAGCATTCATCCACATTCTACAATGGAAATGATTTCATCTTTCACATCTCACCTGTGAAATTCAGTTACAGTGGAACATATAGATGTCTTGTGAATGATAAAAACACCTATTCATCCTTAACACTCCACACTCTAAGAGGTTTGTAACACAGTGacctttcacactttttttcagTAGTATTACACAGAATACTGTTAGATTTATGTTCTGACACATATTAATCTTAGTCTTCGCAGAGCCCACTGTCATAATCAGGAATCAGTCAGTGGTTCTGACCTGCGAGGTGTCTGACACGACAGACCGAGTTATTCTGGCCTGGCTGAGGATGGAGGGAAACAGGGCAATGCTAATTAAACAGGAAGTCCTGACACAAAGAGACATGAAGAGGAGAGTCAGTGTAACACTGAACAGTGTCTTTGAGGACCAGCTCCTCTGCCAGTGTGCTGTGTTTACTGAGAACACACTCAGAGCTCTGGCCCCAATAACGCTCTACCTCGTCCAGTCATTAAGAAAAGAGCCTCGTTCGGCTATACCAAAACACACCACAGCTCTCCCCACCCAGGGTAATGCTATTTTACGTGTTCACTAGCAGCAGTAGCAGGTTCTTTGTGATTCTTTTCTCGGATTCAGTACATTTTGATTAGTATGTACTGCATCTCTACAGGAAACagtgtggaagagggcagtGACACCCAGACTGTGGTCACCATTGTGTTCACTGTGTCCGGGTGTGTGGTGGTTTTGCTTGGAGCTCTGTTGTTTTACAGTCAAAGAACATCCTCCACAGGTAAACATACCTGCTATTCTAAACACTTTTCCTATCATTAACAAGTTTAGGAGATTAAAAACCTTAATTTCAAGATACACATTCATACTTATCATAACTGACTGacccccaaataaagatcaacCATTTCAtcaggattttcttgacatcatcttggtttcatctgactgctgaagtcaTGGTtcgcaaagagcttacaatgTGTGCTGGATCTCAAGTCATGTTTGTTGTgagcaaaaatgttttaaatctcaTAACACTTTTGTAACACCAAAGAAAAGACAATAATGGCAGCAGATAATTAGCAGCAAAATAGATCTGTACACTAGTggtgtctttatttatttagaaatactACTTCGTGCCTATTGTGTGGTTTGGGGCACAGTACAACCCACATAATGAAATGTTGTTCCCGGGAACAGCTTACAATAGCACTTCTCTACCCAAATCTTACATCTTTGTTTGAGTGATTTTGTGTATTAATCTAGATGGAACACCTGTGATAGAGATGAAGTGCAGAGATTATCCACACCATTCGGATTCAGCTCAAGGTAACAGAGGTATAACAGTGTTACTATAATGTGGTTCTATTAGTACTGTATCTAATAAACATAAGTTGCAGCAATGGACTGGAAGTGTTTTTGCTTTTCTAAACACATTTGGTTAATACAAATATTACTTAAGGTAAAgatattttgtcttttgtctaGATGCTGGCATGGTAAAAAccgaagaagaaaaagaaggagaagagcCCCACTATGCCTCCATCACCATAGTGGAACTTGATCATGGTAAAATTAGAGATCAGTTTCCactctatttcttttttctgctcaTATCATTCGGAATTAACACTGCTCTACATTGTTGTACACTACAGTAAAAAAGGTTTCTctgcaaatgaaaatatcttaaagGCATGTTGTtccaatatttaatattatgggattactataaaataaatatgaagtagACATTTTTTCCTTACTTCAAGTTTAAAAACCTTGTTCTTATTGTATGGGAAGGTAATTTAgctatttttaaagaataaataatttaaattatatatagatCAAAATTATCGTCCAAACTGATTTCAAATTcgaaataaaaagtaaaattgtctataaacagatttaataacTGTAGATTTGTTTTTCATAATAATCTCATAGTGTAAAAATTTTAGATAAAATAATCAAGATATTTTCTTAATGAAATCAGCTTTTCTGCTTCTCCAACTCTGCCACGTCTTCACAACTCAGTATAATTAATTACTGACTACGAAACGGTTTGGATTTGTAAACCAAGAAGAGTTTATAAATGGaaccattttcattttggtttttgACTACACTACTGCTGGTCtatgtaataaactgtaaaatagcTGCAATATAACTCACAATAGTGTTGTAAATGATCTTTACAGGAGTTAGTGGGAATTTTAAAAGGAACAAGGTAAGCAATAACCAATATATTCCCATTTAAGCTTTTGCAATTTACACAGTGGCTCATAAGATGCTGTATTCTGACAAGAGGTGCACTGACAGACATTCATAACTGACAAATCTTCCTGTCTATGTATTCTATCTTCATGTCTTTGTGTGATTTAAACAGATGCCATGTACCAGTGACTCAGTTATCTACTCAACTATCAACTTAAAGTGAGGAGCAGGAATGCAAATATAAGCTGTACTATATAATGGAAATGCCAAACTTGCCTTATCTTTTAAATCCTGTTCTCCCTCTGATCTGTCTATGCTTTCTGTCTATTACAGAAAttaatattatagatatatCTAGTTTAGGTTCAAATAGATTAAATGTAATactttgtatctgtattcatagattcatttaaaatatagttTAACCACATCACCATTGTGTAATGTAccttatacaacagttagttctggtccactaactTGATTGGTCGAGTAGCGTTCCAAGAGGGCTTGTATTTACTATAACCGCATTgagatgtttcactgtgtgtatcactctggTCCTCCAtgttcaccacataaaattccactccCTAGTTTGAAATGGTTACAGTAcatttagtgacatcatcagcggacatggcaaatTATactttgacttaaaatatgaaagctcctcagatgaagatgaaaaggaagaagggacgccAGTTTTACTGGAAGCACttttaatgggaatgtacaaatcaatgtgagctagctagttagctagccagtgtgttataaagtgagCGTGGCTTTTTCGGAATCTGTTTCTAttagtggagcaaaaataaacagaacatttggccatattgtgtctgaaatatcaCTTATTCATCTTAATTTCTTGTTtctagaactgttgtataaaagcaacatcACTCTTGCAATCATGCAATTATATTGAATATCAGCGTGGCTGTGATTAGCATTCACCCTACAGCCTTGTGCCGAAGGCCAAATCACAGCCgtactgatattcagtataactgcactcttgcttgtgtgatattgcttaattatgcACTTTTATGGTCCTGTCAATAAAAAGTAAGGCGACATGTTAtcaattttgaaaaaatatcTCTCCACTCTCCAGCTGTCGTCAGTTTTAGCTCAAAATATTGCattgtttaatgtaaataatttttttttttttttaatttaaggcaATTTTTACTTcacttgtttatttaattttactggTTATTTGACTGTTGATTTGCTTAAAATTATGCCACACATTATtagtataaaaagaaataagaattaAAGCAATAATAATTACTAGACTCATGGTAAATATGTGCTAAATTGTTCCAAGATTCATGAAGATTTTAATACATTCAGGTTCCTGGTTTTGAAGCTCTGCTGTGTAGGTTTGGCAGTATGCTTAAGGGTTTTGTCCCGTTGGAAGTTCAACCCTCTGCCCAAGTCTCAGGTCTCTGTATGCTAGAACAGGATTTCATCTAGAATTTCTCGGTATTTCCATCCATTGTACCTTCAACCCTGACCAATGTCCCAGtctctgctgatgaaaagcattccTACAAAATGATGctaccatcaccatgcttcactgtgggcatggtgttctcaggatgatacgcagtgttgggtttctgccaaatgtaacactttgtgccaaggccaacAAGTTAAATTCTTGTCTCAGTTAAATCTCTGTTTTATAATGGCAGAACTAATTTTGGGGTTTCACAAAATGAGGTGAAAACATTTGCAATCACAAATTTTAggtgtgtggggttttttttttccaaaagataacaattttgaatttttttttttttttttttgcaaaaaaggTTTTCACTCCATTTTGTGAAACCCCAAAATTAGTTCTTGACCCCTTCTCAATCAAACCCCCCCACcccacgacacacacacacacacacacacacacacacacttcaatattataaatattgtagaCTCATGTTAATCCCAAATgtgtccatttcagttccaggtttcAACACAGCAAAAGTACATGTGAGGCACAGTAGGTCTTAATTGTGTTTATATTCCTGAGTATTTAGCCTTCCATAGTTTTTAACCAGATCCCCTGCATTGTAGAACATCTCATTAATTCAGACAGCTCTGTCAGATGAGGagcaattatatatatttatatatcagcaattatatatatatatatatatatatatatatatatatatatatatatatatatatatatatatatatatatatatatatatatacagtactgtgcaaaagtcttttgcacatgcaaagaaatgctgtagagcaaagatgcctaatttaatgaaattaaatgtttctacatttaaaaaaatactataaagagcagtaaacagtaataaatgaaacaaagtcaatagtTGGTGTGATCACccctctctttaaaaaaaatagtagtctcaggtacaatttttgcagttttataaggaaattagctatAAGTTTTATGGAGCATCCATAAGCAGAGCATccgaagcagccacagttcttctgaagactttgactggcacacttgcttcttattattgcagcaaaacccagcagctttcattatgtttttgtctgaaaagtggtctcttatgtaatatgctgctttctttactgacatacaaacatttttctgtaacttttatttttgttctggaaaactaatgtttggaaatctaaaaatctaaaacttgcttaatattgtgtaggtcccccttgtgtgGCCAGAACAGCTCTAAgctgttgaggcatggactccacaagacctctgaaggtgtgctgtggtatctggcaccaagaaattatcagcagatcctttaagttcatgtaagttgtgaggtggggcctccatggatcggacttgtttgtccagcacatcccacagatgttcgatcggcttgagatctggggaatttggaggccaagtcaacatcttgaacactttgtcatgttccttaaaccattcctgaacaatttttgcagtgtggcagggcacattatcctgctgaaagaagccactgccattagggaacaccactgccatgaagggggtcacttggtctgcaacaatgattaggtaggtggtacgtgtcaaaatagcatccacatgaatgccaggacacaaggtttcccagaagaacattgcccagagcatcacactgcctcagccggcttgccttcttcccatagtgcatcctggtgccatctcttcctcaggtaagcgacgcacacgcacctggttgtccacataatgtaaaagaaaaacgtgattcatcaggcCGGCCAAcctcttccattgctccatggtccagttctgatgctcaggtgctttcggcagtggacagaggtcagcatgggcactctgactggtctgcggctatgcagccccatagctgcgatgcactgtgcgttctgacacctttctatcatagccagcattaaccttttcagcagtttgtgctacagtagctcttctgtgggatcggaccagacgggctagcgttcactccccacacgcatcagtgagccttagGTGCCCACGACCCTAtcgccggttcaccagttggTCTTTCTTTGACCAcctttggtaggtactaaccactgcataacGGTAACACCCTACAAGACCTggtgttttggagatgctctttTTTGGAGACCCAGTTGTTTAGCCagcacaatttggcccttgtcaaaggcACTCaaatccttatgcttgcccaattttcctgcttccatcacatcaacttcgagaactgactgttgcCTAACATATTTCTCTTATTTGATTAGATGTCTTTCTATTCCTAAGATGCAAACAGTTGTTGGATATTTATACAACTTTAATCCAGCTTTAAATTCATTTGACTTGTTACCCATAGTGGTGTAGTTCCATGAGGTGCTACCCACATTTAATAGTTTACTGCATGAAtaaaactgttattattattttttgcagttttattgCTTAAATTTAGTTACTTCAAAGTTAGTTCAGGATCTTATTGTAACCTACCTCCCCTACTGTGTTAATTTTCATCTGGGCATTTATCTGTTCTCTGTGCACTCCTCGTGTGCTGATGTACTGAcctttgcattaaaaaaaacatataagaTATGATTTATTTGAGTACCACAAAAAAGAGTCAATGCAGTTTGTTTATCTGAAATGTATTTAGCTCCAAATCTAACAGCAAATGTAGTTattctcccaaaaacatgcttaGATCAGTACACTGTAtttgatgatgaaaaaaaaaagactacacaGAAACCTTTTACATAATAGTGTTTAATGTATTAGACTTTGTTGTACTAATAGGGTCACAGTAGTGGGTCCAGTGTAATGGAATCTAGTAAATTAGTAATGGCTTAATTTAATCAGAACATTACTGAATCTAGTCATTATGGCTGGCTGGACGAGGAAGAACTTGTCTGAGGAAATGATGCCTGTGGGTGCAGATGTACTTTAACATAGAAACAAAAGAACCTAGGGTGGGCAAAGAAATTGAGCTAATCAAGGGCTGATTACCCCAAGGAGGGCAGTAGGGGACAAAGAGCGTTGATGAGTTGGtaaatgatgattaaaaaaacattcaaaaactaCCAAATTTAGGAAACAACGAGGACTGTCCTTGACATTAGAACTTTTGTTGATGTACATGTTCGATACATTTGAAGTTGACATCAGTCTTTTGGACAACTTAAACTATGCCATTGAAATGGACTTTTGAAgtgttcaaaatattcaaaataatacCGACCACTAATAATTATGTATTATGAGTACAGTAGtaacatattaataatgtacAAATGAGATACTAAGGATATCGGCTGTAAAGACATTATACTGGGCACTAGAGGGCGatattgttatataatattGTGTAACGTTCTCTC includes these proteins:
- the LOC113547039 gene encoding uncharacterized protein LOC113547039 isoform X2, coding for MQFTLLNLFIWVLIFCCRIQAALTQAQHGTDVTLSCEVSDLPESSTVQWEREEAPVPNSTLFYNNTAYIILHNVDHRSRGKYYCILRHRGNKNIYRTQTLEVSEYTPPKKYILYRESSNSSNLALICKSKKSYERIMWIRQLNCTNEIMIAAEREKKLRVHGEIVPGKHSSTFYNGNDFIFHISPVKFSYSGTYRCLVNDKNTYSSLTLHTLRVFAEPTVIIRNQSVVLTCEVSDTTDRVILAWLRMEGNRAMLIKQEVLTQRDMKRRVSVTLNSVFEDQLLCQCAVFTENTLRALAPITLYLVQSLRKEPRSAIPKHTTALPTQGNSVEEGSDTQTVVTIVFTVSGCVVVLLGALLFYSQRTSSTDGTPVIEMKCRDYPHHSDSAQDAGMVKTEEEKEGEEPHYASITIVELDHGVSGNFKRNKMPCTSDSVIYSTINLK
- the LOC113547039 gene encoding uncharacterized protein LOC113547039 isoform X1; amino-acid sequence: MQFTLLNLFIWVLIFCCRIQAALTQAQHGTDVTLSCEVSDLPESSTVQWEREEAPVPNSTLFYNNTAYIILHNVDHRSRGKYYCILRHRGNKNIYRTQTLEVSEYTPPKKYILYRESSNSSNLALICKSKKSYERIMWIRQLNCTNEIMIAAEREKKLRVHGEIVPGKHSSTFYNGNDFIFHISPVKFSYSGTYRCLVNDKNTYSSLTLHTLRVFAEPTVIIRNQSVVLTCEVSDTTDRVILAWLRMEGNRAMLIKQEVLTQRDMKRRVSVTLNSVFEDQLLCQCAVFTENTLRALAPITLYLVQSLRKEPRSAIPKHTTALPTQGNSVEEGSDTQTVVTIVFTVSGCVVVLLGALLFYSQRTSSTDGTPVIEMKCRDYPHHSDSAQGNRDAGMVKTEEEKEGEEPHYASITIVELDHGVSGNFKRNKMPCTSDSVIYSTINLK